A stretch of Pseudomonas sp. LS.1a DNA encodes these proteins:
- a CDS encoding glycosyltransferase family 2 protein: protein MRFSGESDITLVVTSCGRFDLLKDTLESFDRYNTAPIREVFITEDSGDDAVHAAVPEHWKPHCKVFVNRPKLGQLPSIDLAYSHVKTPYIFHCEDDWHFYRQSFVEDSRAILEVSPNLLQVWLRSHAHDLAIHSPYIHLGDRQVIAGVPCYPLLSDKAEWQAFSLNPGLRRLSDYQRCAPFAAYAGEKALSRRYAELNLTAVTLEGDAVLHTGFGNHVTLPIEVERKAKRRKRDRIKLALTLVAGAVIGMGITIFVQ, encoded by the coding sequence GTGCGCTTTTCAGGTGAGAGTGACATCACGCTTGTCGTGACCAGTTGTGGGCGGTTCGATCTGCTCAAAGATACCCTTGAGAGTTTCGATCGCTACAATACCGCGCCCATTCGCGAAGTGTTCATCACCGAAGATTCCGGTGACGATGCCGTGCATGCCGCTGTGCCTGAGCACTGGAAGCCGCATTGCAAGGTGTTCGTCAACCGGCCCAAGCTGGGCCAACTGCCGTCTATCGACCTGGCCTACAGCCATGTAAAGACGCCCTACATCTTTCACTGCGAGGACGACTGGCACTTCTATCGCCAGAGCTTCGTCGAAGACTCCCGGGCCATCCTGGAGGTCAGCCCCAACCTGTTGCAGGTCTGGCTGCGCAGCCATGCCCATGACCTGGCCATCCACAGCCCGTACATCCACCTGGGCGATCGCCAGGTGATCGCTGGCGTCCCTTGCTACCCGCTGCTGTCCGACAAGGCCGAGTGGCAGGCTTTTTCGCTCAACCCCGGGCTGCGTCGCTTGAGCGATTACCAGCGTTGCGCGCCATTTGCCGCCTATGCTGGAGAGAAGGCACTTTCCCGACGCTACGCTGAGTTGAACCTGACAGCGGTCACCTTGGAGGGTGATGCAGTATTACATACTGGATTCGGTAATCACGTGACCTTGCCCATCGAAGTGGAGCGCAAGGCCAAACGTCGTAAACGTGATCGGATCAAGTTGGCATTGACGCTCGTGGCGGGTGCCGTGATTGGCATGGGAATCACCATTTTTGTTCAATGA
- a CDS encoding glycosyltransferase family protein, with protein sequence MKVLFLVQKEQRAILDRLYDGVAANCECDLRWLTSEDQRNLRRYFKREVQVERYDRIVFFLRFKQEIRQAAFIRTVPNLVILEHDAYQNYIPCKYTGKFSAHYRKLPWARVISSGYMVSERLRQEGFDAVFVPKGYDEQLLADQGRERDIELAFVGSTNSVAYSGRKALLDELGRVENLVVTRTKSGEDYCNTLNRIRFFVSADVGMGEYMIKNFEAMACGCVLLAYDQGEQENRALGLQDMHNVVFYDSIPTLQEKLRRLRSDPELARQIAENGRHLAVSRFSFAAVGRSIVDHMRPALRPHPPLSAWQRLRLKLGI encoded by the coding sequence ATGAAAGTCCTATTTTTGGTGCAGAAGGAACAGCGGGCGATTCTCGACCGCCTGTACGATGGCGTCGCGGCCAACTGCGAGTGCGACCTGCGCTGGCTGACCAGCGAAGACCAGCGCAATCTGCGCCGTTATTTCAAGCGTGAAGTGCAGGTCGAGCGTTATGACCGCATTGTGTTCTTCCTGCGTTTCAAGCAGGAAATCCGCCAGGCGGCGTTCATCCGCACCGTGCCGAACCTGGTCATCCTCGAGCATGATGCCTATCAGAACTACATCCCGTGCAAGTACACCGGCAAGTTCAGCGCCCATTACCGCAAGCTGCCCTGGGCGCGGGTGATCAGCTCCGGCTACATGGTCAGCGAGCGCCTGCGTCAGGAAGGTTTCGATGCCGTGTTCGTGCCCAAGGGCTACGACGAGCAGTTGCTGGCCGACCAGGGGCGTGAGCGCGACATCGAACTGGCCTTCGTCGGCAGCACCAACAGCGTGGCCTACAGTGGCCGCAAGGCGTTGCTGGACGAGCTGGGTCGGGTCGAGAACCTGGTGGTGACCCGTACCAAATCGGGTGAGGACTACTGCAACACGCTCAACCGGATCCGCTTCTTCGTCAGTGCCGACGTCGGCATGGGCGAATACATGATCAAGAACTTCGAAGCCATGGCCTGTGGCTGTGTGTTGCTGGCGTATGACCAGGGCGAGCAAGAGAACCGCGCGCTGGGCCTGCAGGACATGCACAACGTGGTGTTCTATGACAGTATCCCCACCCTTCAGGAAAAGCTCCGCCGTTTGCGTTCGGACCCTGAGCTGGCGCGGCAGATTGCAGAAAATGGCCGCCACCTGGCGGTTTCCCGTTTCAGTTTCGCGGCAGTTGGACGTAGCATCGTCGACCACATGCGCCCGGCGCTCAGGCCCCACCCACCGTTGTCTGCATGGCAGCGGCTGCGCCTGAAGCTGGGCATCTAA